attatattaaagttgtttgaaaatatatattgtaaaatGGTAAGTGACACAAAAAAAATGGCAAGTCTTGTGGATAGAAAAATTTAACTTTGAAGAGGGATTCATTAAAGGTGATTAACAAAGTTTTCAAtgaaaatttatcattataACAACTAATGGATACTCTTGAATGaatgtagtaaaaaaaatatatatacataatgcAAAAACACGTTTTACttcaatatttataaagataaagatgTTAAGAAGTTTGCATGAGCTAGTGAAGAAGTCAAGAAAAATAGGCTTAAGTTCCAACCAGTTGTCGTTTTTTTTATAGAACCAGATGCCATTGATGCACTTCTGATAAGTGAAACTCGTTGTTCTAACCCAGAAAAGCGTACGTGGTGCCATATGCTACAAACACCTTGTTCTGATCATCATTATTTGGATAAATCCATTAATCCAATTGACGACGCACTTTATTCTTACCTGGTATTTGATGCTATACCATAAAATAAcacctttcttttttctataaaaataaaaccttaTTCTGCTAGCTCATGGGACCCAACATGTTCTCCCTGAGATTGAAAGGAATAAgcaatgatatatgaatatcACATCACTTCAAGTCCAATTGTCCAAAcacttcatttataatatctacttcatatatatgaataagCAATGAAAggagtattatttttttctttttcttatctttatttgtttctttagaCGTCCTAGGGTTTAATTAGTTTCCAAATCCTACCTATCATTTTCCAAAAGGAATAATTTTACTGTGAAGATCAAATAATCGAGATGCTTATTTTACAAGCATAATACCATGGTTGCGAAGTAGGATCAGATGTCGTTTTTCTACTTGTAATCAACCAAAAAGTCCAAATTAAACTGGTTCCACGTCACCATaacaatcaaaatttcaaaatcattcttTATTACTTCGATAAGAGACAAATAGACCCATAGGGCAAGGATCAAATCTTAAGCCTGGTTAACGAGGGAGTGATATCAATGtccataataataattatactaGAGGCATTGATTCGTCAATCAAAAAAGTAAATATCAATCCAGTCAGACTAGTAAAGGGAGATTAAGAATTCAAACCTTGATTTAGCGTAGAAGATGATCAAGATATTGTACTTTTTAACTCCATATTATTATGGGACACGATCGAGGATCTTTGACAAAATGGGATGATCACACAATATCAACAGAATATAACCAAGCTAAGTAGTCtattactaattaaattaattcagCAAATTTGGTCCCACAAGGTGGGAAGGTACAGTGCCTTGCGCGGACCTATAATATAAGGCCTCAGTCTATCACTAACATATAGTTATCACTTTCTTGATTCCTTTGCCTTGAGCAAGAAATGAAACCTCAACCTCAAGCAGATCTTGCTAACATTGGAATTGGGTCCCCTGGCCAGCAGAAGAATGTTTGGAACCTTTCATCAGAGCCTCAAATTCTGTGTCAATACAAATTTTATCCAACCTATTTGACCGCTAAGGTCATTCAGATGAAAGTAGAGGACGTGAAATGTAATGAAGCTGCTTCAAGATTCATTGCTGAAAACAGACCAGAGTTACCACAAAGAGGCTTGGTTGGGTGATGATGATCCGTGACAGACAGAAATCTTCACAATATGGAGTAATaagtagtcttttttttttcttcttattttaatgTTACACCTCATCTCTAATCTTCTTGAAAATGTTTAGAACTCCTAGTCCTCTTGTACCATGTTAAATTGTTAATGTATGAATCATCTGGAATATCCACTCAATGGTTTTTCCTGCCAGTTATGTACAAATCAAGGCTAATACTATATACTAACCGGCTTTGCTCTCACAAACTTACTACTGCCTCTAGTGTGATTTGAGCGCAGAAACAAGTTGAAAGTCAACTCAAGAGCATGGGTTTATTATATTAAACAGACAAAAAGAAGTTGCTAAAAATGGATTAATGTTTATAGTATTAGATTATTGGGTATGTCCTAtgaatcttaattttatttatgcacACTCTGATATGTAACCTTGAGGGCCTTTGAATTTCTGAAGTTCAATTGTAAACCTGGTAAAGCCAAACTTTATAAACCGGATTGAACTCAGTAATCAGTATATTGTGATTCTATGATGTTATTTCCCTCAATACCTTTCTCTTCATTCCTTGCATTGCTTCCTTTGAGATCTCTTCCACTCTGAATTTTACACTCAGTATCTGTCTTTCTGTATTGCGTGTGAGTATGAATATTCAGACCAATTGAACTAGAACTGTTTGCCTCTGGACAATTCATCAATGGTTTTGGACGATTCAGATTTAGTGTATACAAAATGAACAATTTTGTTAGAATTAAGTGTTACATAAGGCAGTTCTTTTAAGTTACAAGACAGAAATATGTGAGGAAAAACATTGAAAGGAGTATTTAAGTTGAAGAATTGAATAGAATTTTAAAGTTTGAGAAttggattaaaatataaaataaatttaaagaacaaaaataccaaatttaCGTGtcccaaaatttaaatttaaaaaatgaattcaagCTTAAAATGTGTTGATAGTAGTATATAGGTGATTGTTTAACCAAACCactctaaaatattattattggtaTTATGTAATGTTAAATATTAAGTTACAGATTTTCCTAGGATTGGGTCTcactattttttcaattaataagtCTTTAATTAGGTATTATCAAGAGCTGCTCATTGGCTAGCACAACCAATGGCCTTAGAATCAAAGCATGGCCAGATAGGTATCCAGATGCAGCATCAGATATAAGCTTCAGTGACATTATCATGAAAGATGTCAAAAATCCTATTATCATTGACCAAGAGTATGAATGTTATCCGGACTGCAAAAAGAAGGTACTATTATTTTGGTATGTTGCTCTTACGACGACTCACTTTTAAAATTGGTATTAAGGGGGACAATCCGTACGaattgatattaaatatttcaattttaaacgtCCCAATAAAAATTCTCAATTTAagatctttcaaaaacatgtaaattaaTATCAATTCACAGTTATTCCATGTTTTTCTAcgtcattttctctttaataaaacaaatagtcaaatcaatacaaaaaaattatttatataaataattattgatttaaaaaaataaaaagatcgaattatattaatatcttttaaacttttatcaaattacacataattatactcttttttgtttttttgtttttttatgttcctgcgttactttttcttttaagtttaaaaacatTACATTAACATCTAGGCTGGGAAATGGCGTACCTAAACGCTCGGCGCACCTTAGCATATAGGCTGGCAGGAGCTCTGTCTTCGTCATCCGCAAGCGCGTCTCGCTGTCGCTTCGCATTGGCGTTGCACCACGCCAAACAAACCGTACCCATTCCTCACCCGGCGAGTTTTGCGGTTCGGACTCAATCTTCGGGTTCGGGTTACTCGCCCCTGAACGACCCCTCCCCGAACTGGAGCAACCGTCCCCCGAAGGAGACCATTCTTCTCGATGGCTGCGACTACGAGCACTGGCTCATCGTCATGGAGTTCCCCGATAACCCTAAACCCTCCGAGGACCACATGGTTAACTCCTATGTCAAAACCCTAGCTCAAGTCCTCGGAAGGTCATTTTCCCTCTCctatgtaattaattattttattttatttatttttaattagttaattgcCACGCTTATTTCTATTTCCTAATTTCACTTCCCTGCATGTATGTTGATTGTAGTGAGGAGGAGGCTAAAAAGAAGATATACTCTGTTTCCACTTCTACGTACACAGGTTTCGGCGCCCTCATTTCCGAAGAGCTTTCTTATAAAGTCAAAGGTGTCATTGATTCGTtactttgtttattttattcttcattttGCTCGAAATTTGTAGCTGTTTGACTTGTTAGGGTTTTCTTATCAATGATGTTGTGCCACTATCAAATTGATTGCGAATCTCATCTtataagaatattaattaatggaGGTTAATTTTATGGAAATACTTTCTTTGAGTTTCTTTTTCTATCAAGTTGTAATCTGAAATTTGTTTGTCTCTGTTGTGAATTTTTCCTTGTGCTTGACTAACTGTTGCGACAATTTGTTTTCCTTCTTTAATAGAGTTACCTGGAGTTCTTTGGGTGCTACCAGATTCATATCTTGATGTTCCCAACAAGGATTATGGAGGTTAGTGGAGGGTTCTAACTTCAAATTTAGTGAGAGCTTAGTTAACTGTtgaattgttttctatttttcattttcggTTGTGTTGATTGCTTTTGGAGGATTTCAGGTGATTTATTTGTTGATGGGAAAGTAATTCCTAGGCCACAGTATAGATATTCGGATAGGCAACCCAGTAGGAGTAGACCTCGGCCACGGCATGACAGACAGCGGCAAACAATGCAGGTTGAAAGGAGAGATCAACAGAACTGGAACCAAGGTCCGGGGGGATCTATGCAGCCATCCACTGCAATGAATAGCCAAAACTTTGTGTCCGGTGGAGAGTACTAAGAAATGTTTATTGGGAACTCTGCTTTAGAAATTAGCACATGTAGAAAACAGAACTAAGTTTTTCTTATGGGAGTTATGATTTAAGGTTCGGAGGTcatattttatttgtgttttttttttttttttttgtggtgtgGAAAATGGCTGTGATGAAATTGTTTATGATCTGCTGATGGAAATAAATTTCGTTTCAGTCTTTTCCCTACATGTTTTAATGTGTAATTTGGATCAGTGACTGTTAAAATGGATAGACTTGAAACAAACTTTGTTTTTGCATCTGAATTCTGAACCTGTTCTCAATGTCAATGCCCTGTGATACGTTTAAAGTGCATCATGAAACCTTAAAATTTCAAAgtgctcattttttttttaatttgtttaaagcTGCCACTCTATGGGTCTCTTGGTGAATGGTGattgcatatatttttattattttatcgattttctttataatatacttaaaaataatgCATTTGTTTGTTGGTTTTTACGTATCATTCATACTGATAGCCCATTGGAAAGAGGTAACTTATATTATTGTATGTTTGGTAGGACAGACTGTTGCATGTTCATCTCCTTGTCTAGTTATTTCAGACACTGTCTAGTTAAAATTGTTGATATATGATTCTTTTCTCAAAAGTCAGTGCTAGTTAGTGCGCGTTTGGATACCGTTTAGAATCGATTCTGGCTGCCAAAATTGTGGTGTGACCGTGAAAAATCAGAAGCAACAAAGGGTTGCTTCAATGTGACCGTGGAAAAAAATCGAGGTTGCATCACCATGCCACATATCGAAACACGTGCTAAATTGTTTCATTGATAAATCAATTTTCTTTGCTAGTGTGGATAATGATTTCAGAACAGTTTTGATTCCTTGTCCTCTGGTACACAATCTGCTTCTTCTTGAATCTTGGAAATTTACCTAATGTGGTGCTGGTTTTGTTTTTCACATTTTGTGTAAAGAGCCTTCTGTTTTATTTCTGCTTAAGTTGGATAATATTCAAGTGCATTTATTCTAGTGTGCTGGAACTACGAGGTCGAACAAATCGGGGGCTGCTTTTGCTTTGATTcgttaatatttgaataattgaaCTGTCATAGCTAACAAGTTGGCCATATGCAATGGTGCCCAGAGCATGTATTGTacctattaaataaataatggttgagtttatgataaaatatacatgtatgataagttttctttttatctctttatgcaaaaaataattatgtttcaaaaataaaatattcatcaatTGCTAAATCGTGggaataaataagataaattatacTGATGAATTGTGctgatatttaataattataaactatatcaattttcttaatttatatatcaaGATGTCATGTATTATTCTTCTTAACGCGTACCTCTGAGGCTCTTAGTTTATTATTCAAAAGAGGTCAACGaaagagatttaaaaaaaaataaaaaaaaatagatatcaacaacaattcaagtATTCAATAGGTATAAGTATAAATGGCATTTGCTCTATCAATGAAATTATGTAGTTCCCTTGTTAAGGGGCGATATTAAAGAAAATTGCTGAGTACATTGTAGAgtggaaaaatataaattctcgTAACGTAGCGTCAGGTCTATTAAgagtttgtttaatttaaaaaaaaaatagtaactatttgtatttttaaattttaattggaaagtattattttattatttatttttcaaacaaatgATGTAATTTTACAATTGAAAAAAGCAGAGAaaatatttcatcaaattaaagtgTAATTTATTACCGAAGATTAGATTAGGCATGTTAAAGAATTACTCTTCTCCTTAGAAGACTCTTTACTAAACAAACAGCAATTGATTGACAGCTTGCGTGAAAGATGAGCCAGCAACCTGGGCAGGGCACCTTTATGAAACTCAACATTTTAAAAACCGTTAATTTACAGATTTAGCATATGCCAGATTATTTTCCAATCCACCTTCCCTTTTAACGATACCAAAAATAGCGTTCTGGAGTCCAAGATCTCATTCATTGTCCTTTCCTTCCCTTCCCTTGGCCCAATTGAGAAATGAATTCCAACTTCAATTTCGATTTCGATCTCGGCATCGGATCCAACCGTCCCAAATCTCTTAACGACCAGAAAAACCCCAAACCAACTTCCTCCTATTCCTCTGCCCAACCCGCATGGACCCACCGACCCGCCCCCACTCAGACCACCGCCTTGCCCGGTGGGCCCCCCTCCATGGTCGGAGACATCTTCGGCAAGAGTTGGGGAACCCCTCAACCTTCTTCCGCTTCCAAAAACATCGGGATCGTTAATAAGAACCCTAACCTTTTCGGAGATTTGGTAAGTTCTGCTCTGGGCCTGGGTTCCAAGACCAACGTTCCTCTCAAAAATGCTCCCGCGCCCAATAAAACAACAACCTTCTCAATGGGAAACATGGCTGATTCTTTGCCCAAAACAGGCTCCACGCCACAGAGCAGTGCTAGTTGGGCATCATCCTCTGGGGGTTTTAATGTCAATGCCAATAAAACCACTCCCAATCTTGGGGGTCCTTCATTGCGAAACATGGGCTCTGGAATCGGAACCAATTCTAATACTAACAAGGATCCCTTCAGTTCTCTGTCTGGTATTGGATCCAAGCAATCTTCTACTCTTAACTCAGCTGCTAAAGGACCAAAGGTTGATTTGGGGGACGATGGTTTTGGAGATTTTCAAAATGCTTCCAAACCCAGCTCCGCTGCGTTCCCATCCACTGCTTCTCCTGGAATTGATATCAATTTTACTAGATctactgctgctgctgcttcCAATCAGGGatcaggtggtggtggtgatccAATGGACATGTTTTTCACGACGATTTCTTCCTCGGCCTCAGGTGAAGGTGCTGCTGCGGCCTCTGATGGATTTGGAGGACAGGACAATTGGGGTTTGGATTCGGAGTTTGGTGGGGGAGGCCAAGATGTGGGTGGCACCACTACTGAGCTTGAGGGGCTGCCTCCTCCTCCTGCTGGGGTCTCAGGCTCCACTGCCAAAGGCAAGGGGATGGACAGTTACAAGCAGGGACAGTTTGCCGATGCTATTAAGTGGCTTTCGTGGGCTGTCGTCCTTCTAGAGAAAGCTGGGGATAGTGCCACCACTGGGGAGGTTTTGTCGTCCAGGGCTTCCTGTTACAAAGAAGTTGGGGAGTATAAAAAGGCAGTGGCAGATTGTACAAAGGTATTACATGATTTTTTAGTTGATATATCACTAATGTCATTGCTAAGATTGAATTGTTGGATGATTTAAAACAACTAGCTGCAATGTGTTATACTATTGGTGAATTAATCAGCTAAAGAGCATGAGATGGAAACAAGGTTAATATTGCTAGAAAATATTAGATTCCGCAGGAAATGCAAGGTGTGATGGAACATATTTGGAGCAAGTAGATAAAAACAAAGTTCATATTATCTCTTTGGGTCTTGCCTTGCAACCCATACAACACCTACTTGTATAGAATCCTTAGAAAAGTTTAAGGATTATTACACACTTGAACGGTTGAACCATAATTACATAGTGCCTTATTTAAGAAGTAATTGCTAATTAGAATAGTGCCTTACTTTTTGGAACTAATAATTTGATTTGCATGCATCATGACTTTAGAAatttaataactaataaaaCCAATTCATTGTATAATATGCTACAATGTGCCTTCCATGTTTTCTAAAATCAAGCTTCATTCTTCTCCTTCATTGGATAGTTTCACCTTGTGATCTGAATTTCTGCTTTTGGTACATTGTTTAGACCAGCACTGGTTGCTAtgataattgtttttcttgCAAAATAGAGAGCATTGAGGAGTGGTCCTGTCATTGTTCCTTGACCTTTCTTGGTTTGGCCTTCCTCTATCACATTCTCTACTAGATCTTCCTCCTTTGCTTAGTGGCTGATTGCTGTTGtacctttttctctctctgcgtctttctttaaaaaaaagaaaaaaaaacttgattgtaAAGCTTCCTCCAAAGGCTAATCTAAAAGCCTGCCCATTCTTTCTCCAGGTTAGAGCTTCAAGAGAATTTGTCAGTTCTTTATACTGCATATTATATTACAAAAATCTTTGGATCTTCCTGGATAGCAAcaatataatcaaattttgtGGCAAGCTGCTAAGAACTTTCTCAACAATCAGCTTTTCTTGAAACCTGATAGTATCTTAATAGCTTCTGATTTGATTAACAATCTAAACCGCTTTCGTGGAAAATCACACACCTTTTGGTCCTTTGACTTCCTATCATGGACAGCTACTCAAGGTTCTCTTCAGAGTTTTTGCATACAGAATACTTATTTTGCCGAGTTTCCCAACTTTCTTTTGTCTTCTTAATAATGCCAAATTTATTGGATGAATGCATTTGCTCGTACGAGCACCTGCATCTCTCTTCAAAGTTTCTTTATACTTCTTCAGTTGATTTCCTTGCAAAGCCACTTGTTGTGATTGTTCTTGATATTCTTCTTCTACAACATTACAAAGAACTTGAGAAATGAAGAAAGTCATTGTTTGGTCACTCCAATAGTTATAAAATTCACCATCAAAGATAGGAACTTGGCTAGAGGAGTATTGAAGGCAGGTATTGATGTTTAACGATGAGTCCATACTCCATAGGGTTTTAAACAAAAGTGGATCAAATAACCAACTCTGATGCCATTCTTAAAAGTTACCACCTACTTGGTTTATAACTCAACTGATTCAAAACCTACTTATATAGAACTCCTTGAACCATCAGGACATGATGCCTTCGGTTGAGTAAATAACTCATAATTACTTTGTTGCCTTATTTCTAGGTACTAGTGCTTGGGTTTATGGAATAAAAACATACATCTCAACATgacttgaaatttcaaaattaatttctgaCAACCCTGTGCTCAAATATCCATGttctagtaaatatttttttggctttAAGTTCCACTAGTAGATCAGTGCCTTGTCCTATTTATAGTTTGCTTAAGACCTTATGCAGCATGTGTATTCAATTCAGTAATAAGTTTCAAAGTTTAGGATGGATGGCTTGACTGGTCCATGAGTTCCACTACACATTTATGTCACCTTTTATGATGATTTGAACCATGTCATTTTCTTGATCAGCATATAATAATAAGGAAGAATGTTCTGAATTGacatttgttgtgcaggttcttgaaaatgatgaaaccAATGTATCTGTCCTGGTACAGCGTGCTCTGTTGTATGAGAGTATGGAAAAGTACAGACTTGGTGCTGAAGACCTTAGGACCGTGCTGAAGATTGATCCTGGTAATAGGATTGCTAGAGGCACCGTTCACCGGTTGGCTAAGATGGCTGATTAGGAATTCTTttgtccttttctctttttcctttgattATCATGCCATATAGGTTTTTACATCACCAACAACCCCCATTTCCTTTGGCCTTATAGTTAGGGGGTGATAGGTAAGGACTGCTTTTTGAATGCTGTCACCCTTCATATGATATGTGATGTATGGTTTATTTCATTCTGGCTATGtcttgaaattaaaattctcaTTGCCATCACCCAAATTTGCCCTTAATAGAATTGCcatattctttttctatttgttaTCTCGTGTTTGGATTGTTTGCATATTAAGAAAGACATTTGTTATTTCCTAAAATTATGAATAGAGAATGCGTTCCGGTTACACTTACTCTATGGAAAGACATCGTGATTCACAGAATATTTGTTCCCACGTTCCCCGGACGATTTTGTTTTGCTTGTGAACTTATGTATGGACTcagttttcacttttttttgttttgcttgtgAACTTATGTATGGACTCAGTTTTCACTTTTGTCATGCTCCTCACGCCACGGTATGTTGACGAAACCTGTTAATatttgttgacaaaaaaaaaaaagagacttgTTAATGTTTATCATTTATGCTTGTTGTTTCACTAGGATTGCCTGCAGTCGAGATGTAACAATTTAATTCCCCGCCCCCATTTTAAGTGCATGTTTTcttaaattgttaattataaaattataatcaaatgGTTAAGATTCTATATTCTCTTCATCGACAGCACAGAATCCACACTCCCAAGTTGTGGTTTGTTATTCAAgccatgaaataaaaaatatggtaCCATATAATCATGTGAAATTTTGGCGGAAAAAATGCAATTAACCCTATAATATATTAGAATGCCAAGTAATTTGAACTTAATAATTCAAAGTATGATAGTTCATATAATTGGAGCCTTCAAGTTTTCCTGTCTAAATAGTGATATCCTTCCTGGGTGCGGTTATAATCTTATCGTATCATCATACGATATCATATTGTATCTATCTTCGTAGCATATACAATTCCAAAGCCAGACGACTCTGTTTAGTTGTGTCAACAGAGTTTACACATTTGTCTACATAAAAAATCACTTTGTGTAGTTTCTCATAGTAAAGATTTTTTACCGACAAGTCATTagtagatataatttttttaagtaacatTTCGGATTCAAGTCTTATAAAAGgggaaaaatatgattataggaaaaaatcacattaaagataattaatcatattttttgacAGAAATTAATCATTCACAAAACCAATAAATATTCGAAatcaataacataataataaaaaataataaagatttttCAATTCCTAGCTAGTAGCAACTCCATTAGAGTATCATCAGGCCCATAACACCGGATCAGCCCAAAAACAGCGgctcaaaaatataatttttgagtGGGCCGAATCCACCAATCAGTGTACTTTTTGACCTAAAAAATGTTGTCTACATAATCCTAACATAAAGGGGATTAAAACAACTTCGAGATCTAGGCCACCAAGGAAGATGAGATCAATAAGGCAATTGCTTCTGCACTGCTTCCGGAAGTAATATgagaagtagaaaaaaaaaaaaaaaagatcaatcatattatattatattcacTATAACAGAAGAATTAATAAGtcatgaataattaaataatgttttcattataaatatattccTAACATGTATCAAAACTATTTCAAAGGTAGATAGGGCACCTCATATTCTGAGAAGATAAAATGCCACTTCCGTAGTCGAGAATTGGGACTTGAAAGAGTGACGAAGGCAGCAATTACACATTTATCCAGCACTGAACGTTCTGCAACTTTCTATTTGCTTCCGAATAGTATGCTATATTTGGCCATTAATCGCTTACCCGTACATCATTCGTCATTTCTTCTGTGCTTCTgggttttctttttcatctttttatgtCA
This region of Glycine soja cultivar W05 chromosome 17, ASM419377v2, whole genome shotgun sequence genomic DNA includes:
- the LOC114392116 gene encoding multiple organellar RNA editing factor 3, mitochondrial-like, whose protein sequence is MAYLNARRTLAYRLAGALSSSSASASRCRFALALHHAKQTVPIPHPASFAVRTQSSGSGYSPLNDPSPNWSNRPPKETILLDGCDYEHWLIVMEFPDNPKPSEDHMVNSYVKTLAQVLGSEEEAKKKIYSVSTSTYTGFGALISEELSYKVKELPGVLWVLPDSYLDVPNKDYGGDLFVDGKVIPRPQYRYSDRQPSRSRPRPRHDRQRQTMQVERRDQQNWNQGPGGSMQPSTAMNSQNFVSGGEY
- the LOC114393828 gene encoding trophinin-like encodes the protein MNSNFNFDFDLGIGSNRPKSLNDQKNPKPTSSYSSAQPAWTHRPAPTQTTALPGGPPSMVGDIFGKSWGTPQPSSASKNIGIVNKNPNLFGDLVSSALGLGSKTNVPLKNAPAPNKTTTFSMGNMADSLPKTGSTPQSSASWASSSGGFNVNANKTTPNLGGPSLRNMGSGIGTNSNTNKDPFSSLSGIGSKQSSTLNSAAKGPKVDLGDDGFGDFQNASKPSSAAFPSTASPGIDINFTRSTAAAASNQGSGGGGDPMDMFFTTISSSASGEGAAAASDGFGGQDNWGLDSEFGGGGQDVGGTTTELEGLPPPPAGVSGSTAKGKGMDSYKQGQFADAIKWLSWAVVLLEKAGDSATTGEVLSSRASCYKEVGEYKKAVADCTKVLENDETNVSVLVQRALLYESMEKYRLGAEDLRTVLKIDPGNRIARGTVHRLAKMAD